The following proteins come from a genomic window of Leptospira neocaledonica:
- the kdsA gene encoding 3-deoxy-8-phosphooctulonate synthase, producing the protein MSDKTAQERDFLSGKKIGGKNPFFLIAGPCVMENRDLLEKVCAEMLEITTELGIPYVFKSSFDKANRSSVSSYRGPGLTEGIKHLEHIKKKFNVPVLTDIHETTQVGPLKDVIDMYQIPAFLSRQTDLIAESAKTGKWVNVKKGQFLAPSDCRHIKTKIQESGSEKYMVTERGTTFGYGNLVFDGRTVPILHSYDIPVVFDATHSAQLPGAAGNITGGQREYIPSMTRSAVALGIEGIFMEVHPDPAKALSDATTQYPLSEIKSLLKELVGLDRYVKQEILNR; encoded by the coding sequence ATGAGCGATAAAACTGCCCAAGAAAGGGATTTTTTAAGCGGTAAAAAGATTGGAGGAAAGAATCCATTCTTCCTAATCGCAGGTCCTTGTGTAATGGAAAACAGGGACTTACTCGAAAAAGTTTGTGCGGAAATGTTGGAGATAACCACAGAACTTGGGATTCCTTACGTTTTTAAAAGTAGTTTCGACAAAGCAAATCGTTCTTCCGTTTCTTCTTATAGAGGTCCAGGACTTACAGAAGGGATTAAACACTTAGAACATATTAAGAAAAAATTTAATGTTCCTGTCCTAACAGATATTCACGAGACCACTCAAGTAGGTCCACTCAAAGATGTGATCGATATGTATCAGATTCCTGCATTCTTAAGCAGACAAACAGATCTTATCGCAGAATCCGCTAAAACCGGAAAATGGGTGAATGTTAAAAAAGGGCAGTTCTTAGCTCCTTCCGACTGTAGACATATCAAAACAAAAATCCAAGAATCCGGTTCCGAAAAGTATATGGTAACCGAAAGAGGAACTACATTCGGTTACGGAAATTTGGTATTCGACGGACGAACGGTTCCAATATTACATAGTTACGATATTCCGGTAGTATTCGATGCGACTCACTCCGCACAGTTGCCTGGAGCAGCTGGAAATATCACCGGAGGACAAAGAGAATATATTCCGAGTATGACAAGAAGTGCAGTGGCACTCGGGATAGAAGGTATTTTTATGGAAGTACATCCTGATCCTGCAAAAGCACTTTCGGATGCTACTACACAATATCCTCTTTCCGAAATTAAATCCTTATTAAAGGAATTGGTCGGTTTAGACCGTTACGTAAAACAGGAAATCCTAAACCGCTAA
- a CDS encoding CTP synthase — translation MSKTKFIFVTGGVCSSLGKGVSAAALGCLLESRGYSVSLQKMDPYINIDPGTMSPYQHGEVYVTEDGAETDLDLGYYERFTKSKFTRKNSVSTGQIYNTVIQRERKGDYLGRTVQVVPHITNEIRNRIYTLARENATDFVIVEIGGTVGDIESIPFLEAIRQMRYEHGPTQVLFIHVTLVPTITVAGEAKTKPTQHSVKELLALGIQPDILICRVNQPMPKEMKGKISSFCNVKEENVISASDISTSIYEIPKMYKEEKLDQVVLKTLGLELGKSNFTEWEKIIKSLQSAKHTVQIAVVGKYISLHDAYRSVYESLSHGGIANEANVEFIKVDPEKLDKTNVKDVLKSVHGVLVPGGFGDRGIEGKIAAIQHARTKGIPFFGICLGMQCAVIEYARNVLGLKDANSTEFRPDSPDPVISLIEEQMDIDQMGGTMRLGSYPCKIKKNTLAFNEYKQELIYERHRHRFEFTNKYKQRFEEKGMILSGISPDENLIEIVEIPDHPWFIGVQFHPEFTGKPTKPHPLFAGFIRAAVKFARKA, via the coding sequence TTGTCCAAAACTAAATTTATTTTCGTGACCGGAGGTGTTTGTTCCTCCCTTGGAAAGGGTGTATCCGCTGCAGCCCTTGGATGCCTTCTGGAAAGCAGGGGTTATTCCGTTTCCCTGCAAAAAATGGATCCTTATATCAATATCGATCCTGGAACTATGAGTCCGTACCAGCACGGTGAAGTGTATGTGACCGAAGACGGTGCAGAAACTGATTTAGATCTCGGGTATTACGAAAGATTTACTAAATCCAAGTTCACTCGTAAGAATTCCGTGTCCACTGGACAAATTTATAATACTGTAATCCAAAGAGAAAGAAAAGGGGATTATCTAGGAAGAACGGTCCAGGTTGTTCCTCATATCACCAACGAGATCCGAAACAGGATCTATACTCTTGCAAGAGAAAATGCGACCGACTTCGTGATCGTAGAGATAGGCGGAACAGTGGGGGACATCGAGTCCATCCCATTCTTAGAAGCAATCCGTCAGATGAGATACGAACACGGTCCTACTCAAGTTTTATTCATTCATGTTACGTTAGTTCCTACCATCACAGTAGCAGGGGAAGCAAAGACTAAACCTACACAACACTCAGTAAAAGAACTTTTGGCATTAGGAATCCAACCTGATATTTTGATCTGTCGTGTGAACCAACCTATGCCTAAGGAAATGAAAGGAAAAATTTCCTCCTTCTGTAACGTAAAAGAAGAGAATGTGATCTCCGCTTCCGATATTAGCACTTCCATTTACGAAATCCCTAAAATGTACAAAGAAGAGAAGCTGGATCAAGTAGTTCTCAAAACATTAGGTTTAGAACTTGGAAAATCCAATTTTACGGAATGGGAGAAGATTATAAAAAGTCTTCAATCCGCAAAACATACTGTTCAGATCGCAGTTGTTGGAAAGTATATTTCCCTTCATGATGCATATCGTTCCGTTTATGAAAGTTTATCTCATGGCGGAATTGCAAACGAAGCAAATGTAGAATTTATCAAAGTAGATCCTGAAAAACTGGATAAAACAAATGTGAAGGATGTTTTAAAATCCGTACATGGCGTTTTAGTTCCGGGTGGATTCGGAGATAGAGGGATAGAAGGTAAGATCGCCGCAATCCAACATGCAAGAACCAAAGGGATCCCATTCTTTGGGATCTGCCTCGGAATGCAATGTGCTGTGATTGAATATGCAAGGAATGTGCTTGGTCTAAAAGATGCAAACTCTACAGAGTTCAGACCTGATTCTCCGGATCCAGTGATCTCTCTTATCGAAGAGCAGATGGATATTGATCAGATGGGTGGGACAATGCGTTTAGGATCTTATCCATGTAAGATCAAGAAAAACACTTTGGCATTCAATGAATACAAACAAGAGCTGATCTATGAGAGACATAGACATAGATTCGAATTTACCAATAAATACAAACAGAGATTCGAAGAGAAAGGAATGATCCTTTCCGGTATTTCTCCGGATGAAAACCTGATTGAAATTGTAGAAATTCCGGATCATCCTTGGTTTATAGGAGTTCAGTTCCATCCTGAATTCACCGGAAAACCTACAAAACCGCATCCATTATTTGCCGGATTCATCCGTGCTGCGGTCAAATTTGCAAGGAAGGCATAA
- the rfaE2 gene encoding D-glycero-beta-D-manno-heptose 1-phosphate adenylyltransferase — translation MRSSFSSCIEKIIPFQEVRNVSEKVRANQKIVFTNGVFDLVHKGHLTYLSQARDLGDILWVGINSDSSVKRLKGPERPVNPEEDRALLLSCLSFVDYISVFSEDTPLELISQVAPHIHVKGGDYDLEALPETPLVRQLGGEVKILPFVPGFSSTDLIRRIRQKP, via the coding sequence ATGAGGTCTTCCTTCTCTTCTTGTATCGAGAAAATTATTCCTTTTCAAGAAGTTAGAAACGTTTCGGAGAAGGTCCGCGCAAACCAAAAGATCGTTTTTACAAACGGAGTATTTGATCTAGTTCATAAAGGCCATCTTACTTATCTTTCCCAAGCAAGGGATTTGGGTGATATTCTTTGGGTTGGGATCAATTCTGATTCTTCTGTTAAAAGACTAAAAGGTCCGGAACGTCCAGTAAATCCGGAGGAAGATCGGGCACTTCTTCTTTCCTGTCTTTCCTTCGTGGATTATATCAGCGTATTCTCCGAGGACACTCCTTTAGAACTTATCTCCCAGGTAGCACCTCATATTCACGTAAAAGGGGGAGATTATGATCTGGAAGCACTTCCAGAGACTCCTCTTGTTCGTCAATTGGGTGGAGAAGTCAAAATTCTACCCTTTGTTCCTGGATTTTCCAGCACAGACCTGATCCGGCGTATTCGGCAAAAACCCTAG
- the rfaE1 gene encoding D-glycero-beta-D-manno-heptose-7-phosphate kinase yields MYYLDKKRYLEAASKLKTTKIIVIGDLILDEYLIGEVNRISPEAPVPVVWVRNEKTTLGGAGNVVKNLSRLGVQSFVLGRAGNDSAAKTLDDLLSTENTISSKNTIIRSEKVPTILKTRVIAGHQQVCRIDREETFPLSDAEEKQLLDGFSKIIQEADAVVLSDYDKGTLTASLIRKTIDIAEQHKKIVTVDPQVSHFFQYEKATVMTPNHHEAGKALGKKLETNAEVEEAAKKIAENLHSPSMMITRGEKGMSLYISSESKTYHIPTVAKEVFDVTGAGDTVISVYTSFLAAGLGELEAAIVSNAAAGVVVGKLGAETVSLEELLEALEKRGSFQ; encoded by the coding sequence TTGTACTACTTAGATAAAAAGCGATATTTGGAAGCGGCTTCTAAATTAAAAACGACTAAAATTATAGTCATCGGAGACCTCATCCTGGACGAGTATCTGATCGGAGAAGTAAATCGAATTTCTCCGGAAGCTCCTGTTCCGGTAGTCTGGGTCAGAAACGAAAAGACCACTTTAGGTGGAGCGGGAAACGTAGTAAAAAATCTTTCCCGTTTAGGAGTTCAATCTTTCGTCTTGGGTAGAGCGGGTAACGACTCGGCTGCTAAAACTCTGGATGATCTTCTTTCTACAGAAAATACAATCTCTTCCAAAAACACAATTATCCGTTCTGAAAAAGTTCCCACCATTCTAAAAACAAGAGTGATCGCAGGTCACCAACAAGTTTGCCGTATTGATAGAGAAGAAACATTTCCTTTAAGTGATGCGGAAGAAAAACAACTCTTAGATGGTTTTTCTAAGATCATCCAAGAAGCGGATGCAGTCGTTCTTTCCGATTATGATAAGGGAACTTTAACTGCTAGTCTCATTCGCAAAACAATCGATATTGCCGAACAACATAAAAAGATCGTAACAGTGGATCCGCAAGTGTCCCATTTTTTCCAATATGAAAAGGCAACTGTGATGACCCCCAACCATCACGAGGCAGGAAAAGCTCTAGGTAAAAAATTAGAAACAAACGCAGAAGTAGAAGAAGCAGCTAAGAAGATTGCAGAAAATTTACATTCTCCTTCAATGATGATCACTCGGGGAGAAAAAGGAATGAGCCTTTATATTTCTTCCGAATCCAAGACCTACCATATTCCCACAGTTGCCAAGGAAGTATTCGATGTAACAGGAGCTGGGGACACTGTGATTTCAGTGTATACTTCTTTCTTGGCTGCTGGTTTAGGAGAATTAGAAGCTGCAATCGTATCGAATGCGGCTGCAGGAGTTGTAGTCGGAAAACTGGGAGCAGAAACTGTTTCTTTAGAAGAACTTTTAGAAGCTCTGGAGAAAAGAGGAAGTTTTCAATGA
- a CDS encoding LON peptidase substrate-binding domain-containing protein → MSRTTIPIFPLPEVILFPGTFLPLHIFEPRYRMMLDYCSESGEEMAIAPIKMEPGNLKSPQPEIETIFGWGTIVRRDPLPDGRSNILLEGKGIAKLESYDTMEPFRIGIVEKLEADSKYIEDKIFVEIFDRILYLTKRILLSEGAKEELILRMNDLWSHPFPVDFISSILNFNFKKKQEILSSTDQILKAQLLVGIVEEMNLGE, encoded by the coding sequence GTGTCAAGAACTACAATTCCGATCTTTCCTCTTCCCGAAGTCATCTTATTTCCAGGCACATTTCTTCCTCTTCATATTTTCGAGCCTAGATATAGGATGATGTTGGATTATTGTTCCGAGTCCGGCGAAGAAATGGCGATCGCACCTATTAAAATGGAGCCGGGTAATTTAAAAAGTCCTCAACCTGAGATCGAAACTATTTTTGGTTGGGGCACGATTGTTCGAAGAGATCCACTTCCTGATGGAAGGTCCAATATTCTACTCGAAGGCAAAGGTATCGCAAAACTGGAATCTTACGATACAATGGAACCTTTCCGGATTGGAATTGTAGAAAAATTAGAAGCTGATTCCAAATATATCGAAGATAAAATATTTGTAGAGATCTTCGATCGGATCTTATATCTCACCAAACGAATTCTACTTTCAGAAGGTGCTAAGGAAGAACTGATCCTCCGAATGAACGATCTTTGGTCTCATCCTTTCCCAGTAGATTTTATTTCTTCTATTCTAAATTTCAATTTTAAGAAGAAGCAGGAAATCCTTTCTAGCACGGATCAAATCCTAAAGGCTCAGCTTCTTGTGGGGATTGTAGAGGAGATGAATCTAGGAGAATGA
- a CDS encoding C40 family peptidase, translating into MRIRVIVVNIFLLFSVSIFADPFEDLLKSDWDKSQTLLIKNSVFQKLGQRAGSKEVLKITKNVIPWAILEGVSPEKTAELIVNLDFAVKEGLTFEEAEDAIPVVSKREISKEDFSYIGLYFKETKKAGIREEVRNRFVEAAMEKKWDGFSVLAGGRALIAGKLVDFPENRLASKILNQFPSKGRSIPFAKTENSFKAVLDSKLDGASTILLSNLKKLHEGEKVTSAQKYASARAVETSLEEVGGIVIGDRPRIEPLPDPPLVPNLPEPGEPTEPDKPGKESWETLSSSILQKVAKEWVGTPYKWANAAKTGTDCSGFTFRVLTDGRIGVPEKMVSRASSAQTKMGTGVSHNEMRSGDLIFFSASPNQSKVTHVGMVLNGEEFAHASSTRGVVIDKIRMKWWLDRFVLSRRVFKKVIN; encoded by the coding sequence ATGAGAATTCGGGTCATAGTAGTTAATATTTTTCTTTTATTCTCTGTTTCGATATTTGCAGATCCTTTCGAGGATTTACTTAAAAGCGATTGGGACAAATCTCAAACACTTCTAATCAAAAACTCCGTTTTTCAAAAATTAGGACAAAGAGCGGGTAGCAAAGAAGTCCTAAAAATCACTAAAAATGTGATCCCTTGGGCAATCTTAGAAGGTGTGAGTCCTGAAAAAACCGCAGAACTTATAGTAAATTTGGACTTTGCAGTCAAGGAAGGACTCACATTCGAAGAAGCAGAAGATGCAATCCCGGTTGTTTCTAAACGGGAAATCTCCAAGGAAGATTTTAGCTATATAGGTTTATACTTTAAAGAAACCAAAAAAGCAGGAATCAGAGAAGAAGTACGAAACCGTTTTGTAGAAGCTGCCATGGAAAAAAAATGGGACGGTTTTTCGGTGCTTGCAGGTGGAAGGGCATTGATCGCGGGAAAGTTAGTAGATTTTCCGGAAAATCGTTTAGCCTCTAAAATTCTGAATCAATTCCCTTCTAAAGGAAGAAGTATTCCTTTTGCAAAAACGGAAAACTCCTTCAAAGCAGTGCTCGATTCAAAATTGGATGGAGCTTCCACTATTCTTCTTTCTAATTTAAAAAAATTGCATGAAGGGGAGAAGGTAACATCCGCTCAAAAATATGCATCTGCCCGTGCTGTAGAAACTTCTTTGGAAGAAGTAGGCGGAATCGTAATAGGAGACAGACCTAGGATCGAACCTTTGCCTGATCCACCTTTAGTTCCAAATTTACCCGAACCCGGAGAACCCACAGAGCCGGACAAACCAGGCAAAGAAAGTTGGGAAACTTTATCTTCTTCTATCCTGCAAAAAGTAGCCAAGGAGTGGGTAGGAACTCCTTATAAATGGGCAAATGCTGCAAAAACCGGAACGGACTGTTCAGGTTTTACTTTCAGAGTTTTGACGGATGGTCGTATAGGTGTTCCTGAAAAAATGGTATCTCGGGCATCTAGTGCTCAAACCAAAATGGGAACTGGGGTTTCTCATAATGAAATGAGATCTGGGGATTTGATCTTTTTCTCCGCTTCTCCCAACCAATCCAAAGTGACTCATGTGGGAATGGTTTTAAATGGAGAGGAATTTGCGCATGCTTCTTCTACTCGCGGAGTTGTGATAGATAAGATCCGGATGAAATGGTGGTTGGATAGATTTGTTCTGTCACGCAGAGTGTTTAAGAAAGTTATAAATTAA
- a CDS encoding peptide MFS transporter, producing the protein MEIQSQRQITHPRGLYVLFFVEMWERFSFYGMRALLVLFLTKELLMQDAQAGRIYGFYNGFVYLTPILGGLLADRFLGYKRSIFLGGVLMMFGHLSLAFNGLWTFYLGLGLLIAGNGFFKPCISTVVGRIYELEGKPELKDSGFTIFYFGINLGAILGTWACANLAEYKGWHYGFGIAAVGMLIGLIIFGFLGRRVNPDAFLANGNESLSDLKGEDPKQDRERIFAILVFSAITITFWASYEQIGSSLSLIIDRYVDRNILGWEIPAANYQSLNPLFVVSLALVVSWIWKKFEESGRHISTVTKFCLGLIILGLGYLLLSLVTFGSTEKFSSIWIILSILLLTVGELFLSPVGLSLVTKLAPVKVASMMMGFWFLANFFAHVLAGELTRYMGGRESLSAFFLIFFFLPTITAIGLFSFRKKLESWMHGVK; encoded by the coding sequence ATGGAAATCCAGAGCCAAAGGCAAATAACTCATCCTCGAGGTTTATATGTTCTCTTCTTCGTAGAAATGTGGGAGAGATTTTCTTTTTATGGAATGAGGGCTCTTCTTGTTCTATTCCTCACAAAAGAACTTCTGATGCAAGACGCTCAGGCGGGGAGAATATACGGATTTTATAATGGTTTTGTATATCTGACTCCGATACTCGGAGGTTTACTTGCAGACCGATTCCTAGGATATAAACGATCTATCTTTTTGGGCGGAGTGCTCATGATGTTCGGACATCTTTCCTTGGCATTCAATGGTCTTTGGACATTTTATCTAGGACTTGGACTTTTAATCGCAGGAAACGGATTTTTTAAACCCTGCATTTCCACTGTTGTTGGAAGAATTTATGAATTAGAAGGTAAGCCCGAACTAAAAGATTCCGGTTTTACAATATTTTATTTTGGAATCAATTTGGGAGCGATCTTAGGTACCTGGGCCTGCGCAAATCTTGCAGAATATAAAGGTTGGCATTATGGATTCGGAATCGCCGCAGTCGGAATGCTTATCGGACTTATTATCTTCGGATTTTTAGGAAGAAGAGTAAATCCAGATGCATTCTTAGCGAATGGAAATGAATCGCTCTCGGATCTAAAAGGAGAGGATCCGAAACAAGATAGAGAACGAATATTTGCGATCTTAGTATTTTCTGCAATTACGATCACATTCTGGGCTTCTTATGAACAGATCGGATCTTCCTTAAGCCTGATTATAGACAGATATGTGGACAGAAATATTTTAGGCTGGGAAATTCCTGCGGCAAATTATCAATCTCTCAATCCACTTTTTGTAGTGAGTTTGGCTTTAGTCGTTTCTTGGATTTGGAAAAAATTCGAAGAATCAGGCAGGCATATTTCCACAGTGACTAAGTTCTGTTTAGGACTGATCATTTTAGGATTAGGGTATCTTCTGCTTTCCTTAGTAACCTTTGGATCTACCGAAAAGTTTTCCTCTATATGGATCATTCTTTCCATTCTGCTTTTAACCGTCGGAGAATTATTCCTGTCGCCTGTAGGTCTATCCTTGGTTACAAAACTAGCTCCAGTAAAAGTTGCTTCTATGATGATGGGATTTTGGTTTTTGGCAAACTTCTTCGCTCATGTGCTTGCAGGAGAATTGACCAGATACATGGGTGGAAGAGAATCCTTGTCTGCGTTTTTTCTGATCTTCTTCTTTCTTCCTACAATCACTGCGATCGGTTTATTTTCTTTCCGTAAAAAATTAGAATCTTGGATGCATGGTGTAAAATGA
- a CDS encoding cob(I)yrinic acid a,c-diamide adenosyltransferase, whose translation MKIYTKKGDSGTTSLASGTRVSKSDKRVELYGTADELNSSIGVAISFLTKDSKLKESLERIQNLLFELGSELAGYKKKDDSSCILEEDISELEKEIDLWQDSLLPLKNFILPGGSSSSSFLHVSRTLARRLERDLVHYKEEGHEIFAENLRFLNRLSDHLFVAARYANLESKIPEPEWKSRAKGK comes from the coding sequence ATGAAAATTTATACCAAAAAGGGAGACTCCGGAACCACATCCTTGGCTTCCGGGACGAGAGTTTCCAAATCAGACAAGAGAGTAGAATTATACGGGACCGCAGACGAATTGAACTCAAGCATAGGAGTTGCAATTTCTTTCCTAACAAAAGACTCGAAATTAAAAGAATCATTGGAGAGGATCCAAAATTTACTTTTTGAATTGGGATCCGAGCTCGCAGGATATAAGAAGAAGGATGATTCTTCCTGTATCCTAGAAGAAGATATTTCAGAATTAGAAAAGGAAATAGATCTCTGGCAAGATTCACTTCTTCCTTTGAAAAATTTTATTCTACCCGGCGGATCATCATCTTCTTCTTTTTTACATGTCTCCAGAACATTAGCCAGAAGACTAGAAAGAGACCTAGTACATTATAAAGAAGAAGGTCACGAGATCTTTGCAGAAAACCTTAGATTCTTGAATAGACTTTCTGATCATCTATTTGTAGCCGCAAGATACGCAAATTTAGAATCCAAAATCCCGGAACCAGAATGGAAATCCAGAGCCAAAGGCAAATAA
- a CDS encoding flagellin translates to MIINHNISALRANNVLKTVNHELDKTTEKLSTGMRINRAGDDALGFAVSERMRTQIRGLAQAERNVMDGVSFIQVTEGNLEQVNNILQRLRELSIQTSNGIYSDDDRKLVQLEVDQLIEEVDRLGKTAEFNKIRPLSGAYSKDSKNPIQLHVGPNQNEKLEIFVDAMNAGALQLEANGKKQTLSTPASSNAMIGILDNAIQKVNKQRSDLGAYYNRLEITAEGLQANYINMVSAESRVRDADMAEHIVDYTKNQILTKSGVAMLAQANMRPEQVVKLLSERFG, encoded by the coding sequence ATGATTATCAATCACAACATCAGTGCTCTTCGTGCAAATAATGTACTGAAGACAGTCAATCACGAGCTGGACAAAACTACCGAAAAATTATCAACCGGGATGAGGATCAATCGTGCCGGTGATGATGCTTTGGGATTTGCTGTTTCCGAAAGGATGCGCACCCAAATTCGGGGCCTTGCCCAAGCAGAAAGAAACGTAATGGATGGAGTTTCCTTTATTCAGGTTACCGAAGGGAATCTGGAACAAGTGAATAATATTCTCCAAAGATTGAGAGAATTATCCATCCAAACTTCCAACGGGATTTACTCGGATGATGATCGTAAACTCGTTCAACTGGAAGTGGATCAACTCATCGAAGAAGTGGACCGCTTAGGTAAAACCGCTGAATTCAATAAAATTCGTCCTTTGAGTGGAGCCTATTCCAAGGATTCTAAAAATCCAATCCAGTTGCACGTAGGACCGAATCAAAATGAGAAGCTCGAAATTTTCGTGGATGCTATGAATGCCGGTGCTCTTCAATTGGAAGCAAATGGGAAAAAACAGACTCTGTCTACTCCTGCTTCTTCCAATGCGATGATCGGTATTTTGGATAACGCGATCCAAAAGGTAAATAAACAAAGATCCGATTTAGGAGCTTATTATAACCGTTTGGAAATTACAGCGGAAGGCCTGCAGGCAAACTATATTAATATGGTTTCCGCGGAAAGCCGAGTAAGGGACGCGGATATGGCGGAACATATCGTGGACTATACCAAAAATCAGATCTTAACCAAAAGTGGAGTTGCAATGCTTGCGCAAGCAAACATGAGACCGGAACAAGTGGTAAAACTTCTGAGTGAAAGATTCGGATAA
- a CDS encoding LIC_10421 family protein, translating into MKKTLATILFSLILAGNAYSFTELDNLLIAEATTPDLKKIAKDYFSKKAKDHKELADKYKSLAGQSHGGKATADVAEKEKYKKLADHCEKEAAAYKAQADKF; encoded by the coding sequence ATGAAAAAAACCTTAGCAACCATTCTATTTTCCCTGATCCTAGCAGGTAATGCTTACTCATTTACCGAGTTAGACAATCTACTCATTGCTGAAGCAACCACCCCGGATCTAAAAAAGATCGCAAAGGATTATTTTAGCAAAAAAGCAAAAGACCATAAGGAATTGGCTGATAAGTATAAATCCTTAGCCGGTCAATCCCATGGAGGAAAAGCTACTGCAGATGTGGCGGAGAAGGAAAAATATAAAAAACTAGCTGATCATTGCGAAAAAGAAGCAGCTGCTTACAAAGCACAAGCGGATAAATTCTAA